The Candidatus Dormiibacterota bacterium DNA segment CCGGCGGCGGCGTGCCCGGCGGCGACCTCGCCGGCGGCTACTTCTACCAGCCCACCCTGCTCACCGGCGTGAGCGACGACATGACCGTCGCCCGCGAGGAGATCTTCGGGCCGGTGCTGTCGGTGATGTCCTTCGACGACATCGACGAGGTGGTGCGCCGCGCCAACGACAGCACCTACGGGCTGGCCGCGGGCATCTGGACCCGCGACATCTCCAAGGCCCACCGGATCGCCCACGCGCTGCAGGCCGGCCTGGTGTGGATCAATGCGTACAACATGCTCGACCCAGCGGCCCCCTTCGGCGGCTACAAGCAGTCCGGCTTCGGCCGCGACCTGGGCGAGGAGGGGCTGAACGCCTACACCCAGACCAAGACGGTCTGGGTCGGCCTCGACTGACAGCAGGAGCCAGGAGGAGACACATGGCGGTTTTCAAGGACGCAGCCGACGTCGACGCCCACATCGGGCAGATCTTCCGGGAGGCGACCTCCGACCCCGAGCTGGGGCCGAAGTTCGCCGAGTCCGGCGTCGTGCTCAAGCTCCACTACACCGAGCCCGCCTGCAGCATGACCGCGGACTTCGCCAACTCGAAGGTGTACTTCGACGACGACTCGGCGCCGGCACCGAACGTCGAGATGTTCATGAAGGCCGACGTGGCGCACAGGTTCTGGCTGGGCAAGGTGAACATCGCCGCGGCGCTCGCCAAGGGCGACATGCGCGCCAAGGGACCGATCCCCAAGATCCTGAAGATGGTTCCCCTGGCGAAGCGGGTGTTCCCGCGGTACACCGAGCTCTGCGAGAAGATCCCGGTCGGCGCCGCCTAGAGAGACTGACACGGACGGTCCGGACCCGGATTCGCCGGGTCCGGACCGCTCCTGTCTCCGGGGGTCAGACGAGCAGGCCCCGGCGCAGCGCCGCGCTCACCGCGGCGGCGCGGCTGGTCACCCCCATTCTCTTCAGCAGCAGGGAGATGTCGCGGCTCACG contains these protein-coding regions:
- a CDS encoding SCP2 sterol-binding domain-containing protein, whose translation is MAVFKDAADVDAHIGQIFREATSDPELGPKFAESGVVLKLHYTEPACSMTADFANSKVYFDDDSAPAPNVEMFMKADVAHRFWLGKVNIAAALAKGDMRAKGPIPKILKMVPLAKRVFPRYTELCEKIPVGAA